From Burkholderia pseudomultivorans, the proteins below share one genomic window:
- a CDS encoding GbsR/MarR family transcriptional regulator, which produces MELTPIAERFILHWGEMGSRWGVNRTVSQIHALLYLAGRPVAADEIAETLNVARSNVSTSLKELQAWRLAKVVHVLGDRRDHFETSTDIWELFKLIVEGRRQREIEPTLTVLRDCLTSPEIADESRETEQRIRDTLQFVETLTTWSDEMLRLKPDTLMKALGIGAKISQTVRRKPSK; this is translated from the coding sequence ATGGAACTCACACCGATTGCCGAACGATTCATTCTTCACTGGGGCGAGATGGGCTCGCGGTGGGGCGTGAACCGCACCGTGTCGCAGATTCACGCGCTGCTCTATCTCGCCGGCCGGCCGGTTGCGGCCGACGAGATCGCCGAGACGCTGAACGTCGCGCGCTCCAACGTCAGCACGAGCCTGAAGGAGCTGCAGGCATGGCGGCTCGCGAAGGTCGTGCATGTGCTGGGCGACCGCCGCGATCATTTCGAGACGTCGACCGACATCTGGGAACTGTTCAAGCTGATCGTCGAAGGGCGGCGCCAGCGCGAGATCGAGCCGACGCTCACGGTGCTGCGCGATTGCCTGACGAGCCCGGAGATTGCCGACGAGAGCCGCGAGACCGAGCAGCGGATTCGCGACACGCTCCAGTTCGTCGAGACGCTGACGACCTGGTCGGACGAGATGCTGCGGCTCAAGCCCGATACGCTGATGAAGGCGCTCGGCATCGGCGCGAAGATCAGCCAGACGGTCAGGCGCAAGCCGTCGAAGTAA
- a CDS encoding TIGR01777 family oxidoreductase, translating to MNTLPAFEWAIDLLIVQGAMGAFDTLYHHELTQDLPHRPHARLELAIHAVRSVLYGLVFAAFAQLAFHGAWVAAIAAVLSVEVLLTLWDFVVEDRSRKLPATERVLHTLLAVNGGALIGLYAMQLADWAQAPTALHVVDAGWRGALLTVFAIGVTASGIRDGIAACRSAPRAPVANPFDGLSPGNVLVTGGTGFIGEALVNRLLDAGHTITLLTRDPLRAAYQFHGRVRGVTSAAQLHPHERFDTVVNLAGAPVLGARWSKRRQALLLASRAGVTRALMQWVETAEVKPRTWIQASAIGYYGVRAPDERIDENGRAGSGFMSELCRQWEAAAQPLARHGVRTVVLRLGIVFGPGGALRAMLLPHYVGVGGRLGDGAQVMSWIHRDDVLRIVARAMSDPHMQGVYNAVAPAALSQREFVQLVAKVLRRPAWLHLPAAPLRCAMGEMAELLLDGQRVMPARLQQYGFVFRFPTAEHALRDLTGR from the coding sequence ATGAACACCTTGCCTGCCTTCGAGTGGGCCATCGACCTGCTGATCGTGCAGGGCGCGATGGGCGCGTTCGACACGCTCTATCATCACGAGCTCACGCAGGACCTGCCGCACCGGCCGCATGCGCGGCTGGAACTCGCGATCCACGCGGTGCGGTCGGTGCTCTACGGTCTCGTGTTCGCGGCGTTCGCGCAGCTCGCGTTTCACGGCGCATGGGTGGCGGCCATCGCGGCCGTGCTGAGCGTCGAAGTGCTACTGACGCTGTGGGATTTCGTCGTCGAGGACCGCAGCCGCAAGCTGCCGGCGACCGAGCGCGTGCTGCATACGCTGCTGGCCGTCAACGGCGGCGCGCTGATCGGCCTGTATGCGATGCAGCTCGCCGACTGGGCGCAGGCGCCGACCGCGCTGCATGTCGTCGATGCCGGATGGCGCGGCGCGCTGCTGACCGTATTCGCGATCGGCGTGACCGCGTCGGGCATCCGCGACGGCATCGCCGCCTGCCGGAGCGCGCCGCGCGCGCCGGTCGCCAATCCGTTCGACGGACTGTCGCCCGGCAACGTGCTGGTTACCGGCGGCACGGGTTTCATCGGCGAAGCGCTCGTCAACCGCCTGCTCGACGCCGGTCACACGATCACGCTGCTGACGCGCGATCCGCTGCGCGCGGCATACCAGTTCCACGGGCGCGTGCGCGGCGTGACGTCGGCCGCGCAGCTGCATCCGCACGAGCGGTTCGATACGGTCGTCAATCTGGCCGGCGCACCGGTGCTCGGCGCGCGCTGGAGCAAGCGCCGGCAGGCGCTGCTGCTCGCCAGCCGCGCCGGCGTCACGCGCGCGCTGATGCAATGGGTCGAGACCGCCGAAGTCAAGCCGCGCACGTGGATACAGGCGTCCGCGATCGGCTACTACGGCGTGCGCGCGCCCGATGAGCGGATCGACGAAAACGGCCGCGCCGGCAGCGGATTCATGTCCGAGCTGTGCCGGCAATGGGAGGCGGCCGCGCAGCCGCTGGCGCGTCACGGCGTGCGCACGGTCGTGCTGCGGCTCGGCATCGTGTTCGGCCCCGGCGGCGCGTTGCGGGCGATGCTGCTGCCGCACTATGTCGGCGTCGGCGGCCGTCTCGGCGACGGTGCGCAGGTGATGAGCTGGATTCACCGCGACGACGTGCTGCGGATCGTCGCGCGCGCGATGTCGGATCCGCACATGCAGGGCGTCTACAACGCGGTTGCGCCGGCGGCGCTGAGCCAGCGCGAATTCGTGCAGCTCGTCGCGAAGGTGCTGCGCCGCCCCGCATGGCTGCATCTGCCGGCCGCGCCGCTGCGCTGCGCGATGGGCGAAATGGCCGAACTGTTGCTCGACGGGCAGCGCGTGATGCCCGCGCGGCTGCAGCAGTACGGCTTCGTGTTCCGGTTCCCGACCGCCGAGCACGCGCTGCGCGACCTGACCGGGCGGTAG
- a CDS encoding SRPBCC family protein: MLHAHSTRISRHVNAPRERVYRALLDPHAVEQWKVPDGMTCRVHAYDAREGGALRVSLTYEAPAAGDPAAGDSAAGVGKTASHTDTYHGRFVTLVPDERIVEIDVFETDDPMLRGAMTITITLSDEDGGTRVDATHDGVPPGVPAADNETGWRMALARLAALVERGEGRPRS, encoded by the coding sequence ATGTTGCATGCGCACTCGACCCGAATCAGCCGGCACGTCAATGCACCGCGCGAGCGCGTCTACCGCGCGCTGCTCGATCCGCACGCGGTCGAGCAATGGAAGGTGCCCGACGGCATGACGTGCCGCGTGCATGCGTACGACGCGCGCGAAGGCGGCGCGCTGCGCGTCTCGCTGACTTATGAAGCGCCTGCGGCAGGCGATCCTGCGGCGGGCGACTCTGCAGCAGGCGTCGGCAAGACCGCCTCGCACACCGACACCTATCACGGCCGCTTCGTGACGCTCGTGCCGGACGAGCGGATCGTCGAAATCGATGTATTCGAAACCGACGACCCGATGCTGCGCGGCGCAATGACGATCACGATCACGCTGTCGGACGAGGACGGCGGCACGCGCGTCGACGCCACGCATGACGGCGTGCCGCCCGGCGTACCGGCCGCCGACAACGAGACGGGCTGGCGCATGGCGCTCGCAAGGTTGGCGGCGCTGGTGGAGCGTGGCGAGGGCCGGCCGCGGTCGTAG
- a CDS encoding SDR family oxidoreductase, giving the protein MKIEGAVVFVTGANRGLGREFARQALERGARKVYAGARDPASVTLPGVVPVKLDVTDPASVAEAAEAARDVTLLINNAGIARLGSLTDDGAVVALRDHFETNVFGMLAMVRAFAGTLAGHGGGAILNVLSVASWVNRPILSGYGVSKSAAWALTNGLRHSLREQHTQVVGLHAGFIDTDLTRGLDVPKATPADVVRQAYDAIEAGAEEVSTDEFTRQVKAGLSAGIYLQEGAPL; this is encoded by the coding sequence ATGAAGATCGAAGGGGCAGTCGTTTTCGTCACGGGCGCAAACCGCGGGCTCGGCCGCGAATTTGCGAGGCAGGCACTCGAAAGAGGGGCGCGCAAGGTGTATGCGGGCGCGCGCGATCCGGCCAGCGTGACGCTGCCGGGCGTCGTGCCGGTGAAGCTCGACGTGACCGATCCGGCGTCGGTGGCCGAGGCCGCCGAGGCGGCGCGCGACGTCACGCTGCTGATCAACAACGCGGGCATCGCGCGGCTCGGCAGCCTGACGGACGACGGCGCGGTGGTCGCGCTGCGCGATCACTTCGAAACCAACGTGTTCGGGATGCTCGCGATGGTGCGCGCGTTCGCGGGCACGCTGGCCGGCCACGGCGGCGGCGCGATCCTGAACGTGCTGTCGGTCGCGAGCTGGGTGAACCGGCCGATCCTGTCGGGCTACGGCGTGTCGAAGTCGGCGGCGTGGGCGCTGACCAACGGCCTGCGTCATTCGCTGCGCGAGCAGCACACGCAGGTCGTCGGGCTGCATGCCGGTTTCATCGATACCGACCTGACGCGCGGGCTGGACGTGCCGAAGGCGACGCCGGCCGACGTCGTGCGCCAGGCGTACGACGCGATCGAGGCAGGCGCGGAGGAAGTGTCCACCGACGAGTTCACGCGGCAGGTGAAGGCCGGATTGTCGGCGGGGATCTATCTGCAGGAAGGCGCGCCGCTTTGA
- the fabV gene encoding enoyl-ACP reductase FabV: MIIKPRVRGFICVTTHPVGCEANVKEQIDYVTSHGPIANGPKKVLVIGASTGYGLAARISAAFGAGADTLGVFFERAGSDTKPGTAGWYNSAAFEKFAAEKGLYARSINGDAFSDKVKQVTIDTIKQDLGKVDLVVYSLAAPRRTHPKTGETISSTLKPIGKSVSFRGIDTDKEVIRETVLEAATQEEIDGTVAVMGGEDWQMWIDALDAAGVLADGAKTTAFTYLGEQITHDIYWNGSIGEAKKDLDRKVLSIRDKLAAHGGDARVSVLKAVVTQASSAIPMMPLYLSLLFKVMKEAGTHEGCIEQVYGLLKDSLYGATPHVDAEGRLRADYKELDPQVQAKVVALWDQVTNDNLYELTDFAGYKTDFLRLFGFEIAGVDYDADVNPDVKIPGLIDVTA; the protein is encoded by the coding sequence ATGATCATCAAACCGCGCGTGCGTGGCTTTATCTGCGTGACGACTCATCCCGTCGGCTGCGAAGCCAACGTCAAGGAACAGATCGACTACGTGACTTCGCACGGCCCGATCGCCAATGGTCCGAAGAAGGTGCTCGTGATCGGCGCGTCGACCGGCTACGGCCTCGCCGCCCGGATCTCGGCCGCATTCGGTGCGGGCGCGGACACGCTCGGCGTGTTCTTCGAGCGCGCCGGCAGCGACACCAAGCCCGGCACGGCCGGCTGGTACAACAGCGCCGCGTTCGAGAAGTTCGCGGCGGAAAAGGGCCTCTACGCGCGCAGCATCAACGGCGACGCGTTCTCCGACAAGGTCAAGCAGGTCACGATCGACACCATCAAGCAGGATCTCGGCAAGGTCGACCTCGTCGTCTACAGCCTCGCCGCGCCGCGCCGCACGCATCCGAAGACCGGCGAAACCATCAGCTCGACGCTGAAGCCGATCGGCAAGTCGGTCAGCTTCCGCGGCATCGACACCGACAAGGAAGTGATCCGCGAAACCGTGCTCGAGGCCGCGACGCAGGAAGAGATCGACGGCACCGTCGCGGTGATGGGCGGCGAGGACTGGCAGATGTGGATCGACGCGCTCGACGCGGCCGGCGTGCTGGCCGACGGCGCGAAGACGACCGCGTTCACGTATCTCGGCGAGCAGATCACGCACGACATCTACTGGAACGGCTCGATCGGCGAAGCGAAGAAGGATCTCGACCGGAAGGTGCTGTCGATCCGCGACAAGCTGGCCGCGCACGGCGGCGACGCACGCGTGTCGGTGCTGAAGGCCGTCGTCACGCAGGCGAGCTCGGCGATCCCGATGATGCCGCTCTACCTGTCGCTGCTGTTCAAGGTGATGAAGGAAGCGGGCACGCACGAAGGCTGCATCGAGCAGGTGTACGGGCTGCTGAAGGACAGCCTGTACGGCGCGACGCCGCACGTCGACGCCGAAGGCCGCCTGCGCGCGGACTACAAGGAACTCGATCCGCAGGTGCAGGCGAAGGTCGTCGCGCTGTGGGACCAGGTCACAAACGACAACCTGTACGAGCTGACCGATTTCGCCGGCTACAAGACCGACTTCCTGCGCCTGTTCGGCTTCGAGATCGCCGGCGTCGACTACGACGCGGACGTGAACCCGGACGTGAAGATCCCGGGCCTCATCGACGTCACGGCCTGA
- a CDS encoding TetR/AcrR family transcriptional regulator, with amino-acid sequence MGVSRQQAAENRSAIVAAAERLFRARGVEAVGLTELMKEAGFTQGGFYNHFKSKDALVAAVLEKAMADRADSPGAGSVAQQVASYLSAAHRDNVEAGCPLSGFAGDAPRLTDAARACYAQGLAAYLDRLAGKVATDGATAQQSRRDAIAMFSQMVGTLVLSRAVAGVDPGFADEILDAGRQALVDSPDAPSAPA; translated from the coding sequence ATGGGCGTTTCGAGACAGCAGGCCGCCGAAAACCGCAGCGCGATCGTCGCGGCCGCCGAGCGGCTGTTCCGCGCACGCGGCGTCGAGGCGGTGGGGCTGACGGAGTTGATGAAGGAAGCCGGCTTCACGCAGGGCGGCTTCTACAACCATTTCAAGTCGAAGGACGCGCTGGTCGCGGCGGTGCTGGAAAAGGCGATGGCGGACCGCGCGGATTCGCCGGGTGCCGGCAGCGTCGCGCAGCAGGTCGCGTCGTACCTGTCGGCCGCGCATCGCGACAACGTCGAAGCCGGCTGCCCGTTGTCCGGCTTCGCGGGCGACGCGCCGCGCCTGACCGACGCGGCGCGCGCCTGCTATGCGCAGGGCCTGGCCGCGTATCTCGACCGGCTCGCCGGAAAGGTCGCCACGGACGGCGCGACGGCGCAGCAAAGCCGCCGCGACGCGATCGCGATGTTCAGCCAGATGGTCGGCACGCTCGTGCTGTCGCGCGCGGTCGCCGGCGTCGATCCGGGATTCGCCGACGAAATCCTCGACGCGGGACGCCAGGCGCTCGTCGATTCGCCCGACGCGCCGTCCGCGCCGGCGTGA
- a CDS encoding SRPBCC family protein: MSASHVEPDESRDLVITRTLRAPRSALWRAWTDPALLKEWWCPKPWTTEVRAFELRPGGAFYTFMRGPDGGTSDNPGCFLEIVPESRIAFTSMLTGGWRPQVPWLGFTAIVTMADDDAGCRYEARVMHPDAATRDRHEALGFFEGWNICITQLDDFAATLR; encoded by the coding sequence ATGTCAGCAAGCCACGTCGAACCCGATGAAAGCCGCGACCTCGTGATCACGCGCACGCTGCGTGCGCCGCGCAGCGCGCTGTGGCGCGCATGGACCGATCCCGCACTGCTGAAGGAATGGTGGTGCCCGAAACCCTGGACGACCGAAGTTCGCGCGTTCGAGCTGCGGCCGGGCGGCGCCTTTTACACCTTCATGCGCGGCCCCGACGGCGGTACGAGCGACAACCCGGGCTGCTTTCTCGAGATCGTGCCCGAATCGCGCATCGCATTCACGTCGATGCTGACCGGCGGCTGGCGGCCGCAGGTGCCGTGGCTCGGCTTCACCGCGATCGTCACGATGGCCGACGACGACGCGGGCTGCCGCTACGAGGCGCGCGTGATGCATCCCGACGCGGCGACGCGCGATCGCCACGAAGCGCTCGGCTTTTTCGAGGGCTGGAACATCTGCATCACGCAACTGGACGACTTCGCCGCCACGCTGCGCTGA
- a CDS encoding SDR family oxidoreductase: MNVLVCGANGFIGRALCAQLEARGHRVLRGVREAAGPRDIAIDFAKDVDVEPWLDRLARHGVEVVVNAVGILGDRRGATLDTVHRAAPCALFAACVRAGVRRVIQISALGVERGDSRYFASKLAADRFLRTLPLDTRIVRPALVYGTDGASARWFRMLASLPVHGLPAGGRQLLRPVHLDDLAECVARLVDAPARGHAIVDVVGGDEVEYREMLGAYRAAMGLPPALRVTLPGALVGAAAALSGLMPGAMLTRDTWTMLRAGNTGDPAATAALLGRPPRGIRTFAGTDAAALRRDALAMWRRPLLRGALAIVWIWTAIVSAFVHPLNDSLARLALAHLTGLPAQVALYAACALDFAFGVATVAAPSRRLWLAQGALIVAYSAVIAVTMPGLLAEPFGPVLKNVPILAILLILLAEEERS; this comes from the coding sequence ATGAACGTGCTCGTTTGCGGCGCGAACGGCTTTATCGGGCGGGCGCTGTGCGCGCAGCTCGAAGCGCGTGGTCATCGCGTGCTGCGCGGTGTGCGCGAAGCGGCCGGCCCGCGCGACATCGCGATCGATTTCGCGAAGGACGTCGACGTCGAGCCGTGGCTCGACCGGCTGGCGCGGCATGGCGTCGAGGTGGTCGTCAATGCGGTCGGCATTCTCGGCGACCGGCGCGGCGCGACGCTCGACACCGTGCATCGCGCGGCGCCCTGTGCATTGTTCGCGGCCTGCGTTCGCGCAGGCGTGCGGCGCGTGATCCAGATCTCGGCGCTCGGCGTCGAGCGCGGCGACTCGCGCTATTTCGCGAGCAAGCTCGCGGCCGATCGCTTCCTGCGCACGCTGCCGCTCGATACGCGGATCGTGCGTCCCGCACTCGTGTACGGCACGGACGGCGCATCGGCGCGGTGGTTCCGGATGCTCGCGAGCCTGCCGGTGCACGGGCTGCCGGCCGGCGGCCGCCAGTTGCTGCGTCCCGTGCATCTCGACGATCTCGCCGAATGCGTCGCGCGGCTCGTCGATGCGCCGGCGCGCGGCCATGCGATCGTCGACGTGGTCGGCGGCGACGAAGTCGAGTATCGCGAGATGCTGGGCGCCTATCGCGCCGCGATGGGGCTGCCGCCGGCGCTGCGCGTGACGCTGCCCGGCGCGCTGGTCGGTGCGGCAGCCGCGCTGTCGGGGCTGATGCCGGGCGCGATGCTGACGCGCGACACGTGGACGATGCTGCGGGCCGGCAACACCGGCGATCCGGCCGCCACGGCCGCGCTGCTCGGGCGGCCGCCGCGCGGGATCCGCACCTTCGCCGGCACGGACGCGGCCGCGCTGCGGCGCGACGCGCTGGCGATGTGGCGCAGGCCGCTGCTGCGGGGCGCGCTCGCGATCGTATGGATCTGGACGGCCATCGTCAGCGCATTCGTCCATCCGCTGAACGACAGCCTCGCGCGGCTCGCGCTCGCGCACCTGACCGGGCTGCCCGCGCAGGTCGCGCTCTATGCGGCGTGCGCGCTGGATTTCGCGTTCGGTGTTGCGACCGTCGCCGCGCCGTCGCGCCGCCTGTGGCTCGCGCAGGGCGCGCTGATCGTCGCGTATTCGGCCGTCATCGCGGTCACGATGCCCGGCCTGCTGGCCGAGCCGTTCGGACCGGTGCTCAAGAACGTGCCGATTCTCGCCATCCTGTTGATCCTGCTTGCCGAAGAGGAACGCTCGTGA
- a CDS encoding 2-hydroxychromene-2-carboxylate isomerase — MNAARTATWYFDFVSPFAYLQQEQFDRLPPAASFEPKPIVLGALLSHWGQKAPAEIAAKRIFTYRHAQYRADKLGIPFRMPPAHPFNPIRPLRLAIAMGGSLDAIRQIFRHIWRDGHDVASPEGFAALCDAVGFPEGVSAVDAQPVKDALRANTDQAIAHGVFGVPTFELDGDLFWGEDATAMFVDCATSRAWLDSPEVRRISALPEGIRRG, encoded by the coding sequence ATGAACGCTGCGCGCACCGCAACGTGGTATTTCGATTTCGTTTCGCCGTTCGCCTACCTGCAGCAGGAACAGTTCGACCGGCTGCCGCCCGCTGCCAGCTTCGAGCCGAAACCGATCGTGCTCGGCGCGCTGCTCTCGCACTGGGGGCAGAAGGCGCCCGCGGAGATCGCCGCGAAGCGCATCTTCACCTACCGCCACGCGCAATATCGCGCGGACAAGCTCGGCATCCCGTTCCGGATGCCGCCCGCCCACCCGTTCAACCCGATCCGGCCGCTGCGCCTCGCGATCGCGATGGGCGGCTCGCTCGACGCAATCCGGCAGATCTTCCGGCACATCTGGCGCGATGGCCACGATGTCGCGTCGCCGGAAGGCTTCGCCGCGCTGTGCGACGCGGTCGGTTTTCCGGAAGGCGTGAGCGCCGTCGACGCGCAGCCGGTGAAGGACGCGCTGCGCGCGAACACCGATCAGGCGATCGCGCACGGCGTGTTCGGCGTGCCGACCTTCGAACTCGACGGCGACCTGTTCTGGGGCGAAGACGCGACCGCGATGTTCGTCGACTGCGCCACCTCGCGCGCGTGGCTCGACTCGCCCGAGGTCCGTCGCATCAGCGCGCTGCCCGAAGGCATCCGGCGCGGCTGA
- a CDS encoding ArsR/SmtB family transcription factor produces MANFQPGISDVFHALADPTRCAIVGALGRGEQTVSALAAPFDMALPSFMKHVAVLERSGLVRTRKTGRSRTCELVGSRLTEAEQWLAAQRALWEARSDRLVEFVERRHQEEQAHVSKPRRTR; encoded by the coding sequence ATGGCTAACTTTCAACCCGGCATCAGCGACGTATTCCACGCACTCGCCGATCCGACGCGCTGCGCGATCGTCGGCGCGCTCGGTCGCGGCGAGCAGACCGTCTCCGCGCTGGCGGCGCCGTTCGACATGGCGCTGCCGTCGTTCATGAAGCATGTCGCCGTGCTCGAGCGAAGCGGCCTGGTCCGGACCCGCAAGACCGGCCGTTCGCGCACCTGCGAACTGGTCGGCAGCCGGCTGACCGAGGCCGAGCAGTGGCTCGCCGCGCAGCGCGCGCTGTGGGAAGCGCGCTCGGACCGTCTCGTCGAATTCGTCGAACGCCGTCACCAGGAGGAGCAAGCGCATGTCAGCAAGCCACGTCGAACCCGATGA
- a CDS encoding GNAT family N-acetyltransferase — MTEPVTVRRVEARDAMACVDALADVLIDCVEGGASVSFMLPIARPTAVAFWTRVAEGVANGERILLIAEDAAGRIVGTVQVVTAQPENQPHRADIAKMLVARHARRQGVAARLMAAADAAAREAGKTVLVLDTVTGSDAERLYERAGWQRVGVVPNYALMPDGVPCATTFFHKQLA; from the coding sequence ATGACCGAACCTGTTACCGTGCGTCGCGTCGAGGCGCGCGATGCGATGGCCTGCGTCGATGCGCTGGCCGACGTGCTGATCGATTGCGTCGAAGGCGGCGCATCCGTCAGCTTCATGCTGCCGATCGCGCGGCCGACCGCCGTCGCGTTCTGGACGCGCGTGGCCGAAGGCGTCGCGAACGGCGAACGCATCCTGCTGATCGCGGAAGACGCGGCGGGCCGGATCGTCGGCACCGTGCAGGTCGTGACCGCGCAGCCGGAGAACCAGCCGCACCGCGCGGATATCGCGAAGATGCTGGTCGCGCGGCACGCGCGCCGCCAGGGTGTCGCCGCGCGGCTGATGGCCGCGGCCGACGCGGCCGCGCGCGAGGCCGGCAAGACCGTGCTGGTGCTCGATACCGTGACCGGCAGCGACGCCGAGCGGCTCTACGAGCGGGCCGGCTGGCAGCGCGTCGGCGTCGTGCCGAACTATGCGCTGATGCCTGATGGCGTGCCGTGCGCGACGACGTTCTTCCACAAGCAACTCGCGTAG
- a CDS encoding phosphatase PAP2 family protein: MNNFDTAIQLFLTRITFGPLMNHAIRVIAGLYTFKGFVLVPVLCWLWFQPGPYRERQRELVVATLASGLVALAIGRLLAAVLPFRVRPIYNPELHLHFPSAGLRAATLQAWSSFPSDHAMLWMAIATGIFIIARRVGVLALLYAVVFICLPRAYLGFHYPTDLLAGAAIGVAITWLLTCDAVRSRFAPHVLQTIRRFPAPAYTLAFLLCFELITQFDELLTLAQSATHAM, from the coding sequence ATGAACAATTTCGACACCGCGATCCAGCTCTTTCTCACGCGCATCACGTTCGGTCCCCTGATGAATCACGCGATTCGCGTGATCGCCGGCCTGTACACGTTCAAGGGCTTCGTGCTCGTCCCCGTGCTGTGCTGGCTCTGGTTCCAGCCCGGCCCGTACCGCGAACGGCAACGCGAGCTGGTCGTCGCGACGCTCGCGAGCGGCCTCGTCGCACTCGCGATCGGCCGGCTGCTCGCCGCGGTGCTGCCGTTCCGCGTGCGACCGATCTACAACCCCGAGTTGCACCTGCACTTTCCGTCTGCGGGGCTGCGCGCTGCGACGCTGCAGGCCTGGAGTTCGTTCCCGAGCGATCACGCGATGCTGTGGATGGCGATCGCGACCGGCATCTTCATCATCGCGCGCCGCGTCGGCGTGCTCGCGCTGCTGTATGCGGTCGTGTTCATCTGCCTGCCGCGCGCGTATCTCGGCTTCCACTACCCGACCGACCTGCTCGCCGGCGCGGCCATCGGCGTCGCGATCACGTGGCTGCTGACGTGCGATGCCGTCCGTTCGCGCTTCGCGCCGCACGTGCTGCAGACGATCCGGCGCTTTCCCGCGCCCGCCTATACGCTCGCGTTCCTGCTGTGCTTCGAGCTGATCACGCAGTTCGACGAACTGCTGACGCTCGCGCAGTCGGCGACGCACGCGATGTGA
- a CDS encoding glutathione S-transferase family protein translates to MLQILGKIPSINVRKVLWLCAELNLPFEREDWGSGFRSTDDPAYLALNPNGLVPVIKDGDFVLWESNTILRYLANRYGDASLYPVEPQARARVDQWIDWQGSDLNRAWPPAFLGLVRKAPEHQDPAAIAQSIANWTKHMRVLNAQLEATGAFVAGDRFTLADIPIGLSVNRWFGTPFEHPDFPAVTRYVERLATREGFKTYGGSANP, encoded by the coding sequence ATGCTGCAGATACTCGGCAAGATCCCGTCCATCAACGTACGCAAGGTGCTGTGGCTGTGCGCCGAGCTGAACCTGCCGTTCGAACGCGAGGACTGGGGCTCGGGCTTCCGCTCGACCGACGATCCGGCCTATCTCGCGCTGAATCCGAACGGCCTCGTGCCGGTCATCAAGGACGGCGATTTCGTGCTCTGGGAATCGAACACGATCCTCCGCTATCTCGCGAACCGCTATGGCGACGCGTCGCTTTATCCGGTCGAGCCGCAGGCCCGCGCGCGGGTCGATCAATGGATCGACTGGCAGGGATCGGACCTGAATCGCGCATGGCCGCCCGCGTTTCTCGGCCTTGTCCGCAAAGCGCCGGAGCATCAGGATCCGGCCGCGATCGCGCAGTCGATCGCGAACTGGACGAAGCACATGCGCGTGCTGAACGCGCAGCTCGAGGCGACCGGTGCGTTCGTGGCCGGCGATCGGTTCACGCTGGCCGATATTCCGATCGGCCTGTCGGTGAACCGCTGGTTCGGCACGCCGTTCGAGCACCCGGACTTCCCGGCCGTGACCCGCTATGTCGAGCGGCTCGCGACGCGCGAAGGATTCAAGACTTACGGCGGCAGCGCGAACCCCTGA
- a CDS encoding DUF2269 family protein: MNTYLVVKTLHILSSVLLVGTGFGTAFYLFFANRTRSVPAIAAVSRLVVRADWWFTTPAVIFQPASGLWLAHTAGWPWHAPWLAASLVLYTIAGACWLPVVWLQIELAAMAKLAHANGDAALPERYWRYAKRWERLGYPAFFAMLGVYFLMVLKPM; the protein is encoded by the coding sequence GTGAATACCTATCTCGTCGTCAAGACGCTGCACATTCTCTCGTCGGTGCTGCTGGTCGGCACCGGGTTCGGTACCGCGTTCTACCTGTTCTTCGCGAACCGCACGCGCTCGGTGCCGGCGATCGCGGCCGTGTCGCGCCTCGTGGTGCGCGCCGACTGGTGGTTTACGACCCCGGCCGTGATCTTCCAGCCCGCGTCCGGGCTGTGGCTCGCGCATACGGCCGGCTGGCCCTGGCATGCGCCGTGGCTCGCCGCGTCGCTCGTGCTGTACACGATCGCGGGCGCATGCTGGCTGCCGGTCGTGTGGCTGCAGATCGAGCTGGCCGCGATGGCGAAGCTCGCGCACGCGAACGGCGACGCCGCGCTGCCGGAGCGGTACTGGCGCTATGCGAAGCGCTGGGAGCGGCTCGGCTATCCGGCGTTCTTCGCGATGCTGGGCGTCTATTTCCTGATGGTGCTCAAGCCGATGTGA